Part of the Engystomops pustulosus chromosome 4, aEngPut4.maternal, whole genome shotgun sequence genome is shown below.
tcatgtaccgatattatttgagcagttcttgctcacctcctttggttcctctctgctacccattggtttgaagcctgagtccatttagggtatgtcgccatgccactctctagccttccgctgctgccgctgcctctgcatgccgtcccctatagtgtcagggtcaattattggatgttttagatgctatctagcttcattctgtcactctgtcatggccatgctgttgcccataattttggcataatggtgcatttaagcagcctcagaggcatccatgcatgctgcccctgctgtttcctgtccatttccgtggtgtttccatccttttctgaggttcccaggtgtttggccaagcttccctgtgcagagccttggtccccttgaaaaatgctcgagtctcccattgacttcaatggggctcgttactcgaaacgagcactcgagcatcgggaaaagttcgtctcgaataacgagtacccgagcattttagtgctcgctcatctctaactacacTCCTTTTGGAAAACAGACAAGGCAGACTGTATGTCTCGCTGGAGTGATGAGTGTAAATCACTAAGTAAGGCTTTAAGTAGGTCCTCTGATAGGGGCCTTCCTGCTGGAGAGAGCGTTGCTGCTGGGTTGATTACCCCTTGCTGGAGAACATGTGCTGGGGAGGCTATGCTTTGTTGGTTAACCTGCTGCCTGGGGCTGTTAGCTGGCGATATAGCCTCCGTAGCAATAAAAGAATACAGCAGAGTTGGATTGCTGATAGCAGGGGAATACTCTGGTGAGGAGTGAGAAGATGAGGTGGGAGATTGTACCTGCTGCGGGGCTGCTGTTCCAGCGCGTGTGCCGCGGCCGCCATCTTGTGAGCGCGTGGTGGGGAAGAATTCCGTCAATTTTGCCGGTCCCgttcttttttttgctttccCCATGGCTCCCGAGGATGAAGGTCGGTCTGAGTGATCTCTCAGATGCCAAGTTTAGCGGTGAGTTGCTGCTTTGTGCCGCTTCTGGGTCCCTGCACACGGAGCTCAGCAAGTATGCGACTTACTCCATGCgctgccggccacgccccccaaagtaatttcattttaaattagggctcacggcttatactcgggtctgcttatactcaagtatctaTATTACTGTCTCACAGAAATGTGAATAAAATATCTAAACCACTTATAccagtatgtttatatatgtgaGTCTGTACATATGTGTCGCAATCcaatttttcaatgcattttaatatttttatagcaGTATTTGAGGTTCCTAAAGTTATTTGTTTTGATtgcagctgtatataatatacaacgCTTTATTCATATTCAAGTCTGCTGAGTCATATTCTTTTGATTTGGATCCTTTCTGAAAGTAAGTCTTGTTCAATAGTTTCTTCACCTAGACCCTTTTGTTTGCATCTTTcacatctatttttttttgtttacagattgATTTTCATCTTCTTCCGTTTggatttttgtgaaaattaatTACAACAAAATCTCGTTAAAAGGTATATAGATAAATTCAATGattgcattctgaataattttatTGTTATGTGTCAAATAATCTAATTACATTTTTCTCTTTTGTAAtaggtttttttgcattttaaccTTGTTTCAATTGTCCTCATTGGTCATACGGTAAGTACATAATTATACAATCTAATAACTGGTGGACATAGGTGGATACTTTTCCCTACTTTTTTGGGATGTAGACTGCTTATGGTCATTGCCATTAGCGCACAcaagtttacaattttttttttatttcacgcaAACTACACTTCAAATTTCTGTATATAAGTATTAGAGCATTGGGCATGCACAGGCATTGCTGTAGAATGTTGCTGTCCTTCTTGTACATTGTCCTTGTATTCAGCCTGATACAGACATGCTTCATCTTGATTATTCATGACAAGCGTGGCttgcaaaaaaattaaactttttatTAGCACACCAGAGAGCATGAGGCTTCAATTTTGCAGAAGCCGTCTTATTCCTAAACAATCATCACGCTTCCATAAGAATACCAGTGCTATTATAATTTGAAACAGTAGGAAAGGTGAGGTAGAGCGTAAATTAGTAAAAATTATATGTTACGCCCACCCATCAGCATCAAAACCAAGTATCGTATATcctcgattataagccgacccaagtatgaaaaaaataattttattttatgtatgttCACCATTTtagttaattatttttttctgatttttgtAGGTAATTCAATTCGCATAGAAAGATGCCAACTTGTGTAGTTAACCATTGTCTTAGTAAATCTGGAAAAAAATCTACTAGTGATCCGATTATTATACACAGATTTCCGAATGACCGTACCAAAATTAAAGTATGGCTTCGCCAAACTGGTCAAAATTTTGATAACATCGATTCCATGGCCGAGAGAATATTTCATGccagaaaacaaaataaatatgcaCTTTGCTCACTTCATTTTGAACCAGAGTCGTATAATGTTACCTCTGGCGGAAGAGTGCTAAAACACGATGCAATTCCTACACTTTTTCCGCGTTGTGAAGAAGGAGAGTCTGTAATCGAAGAAACTCTTAAAAAAAGCAGACGTCGAAATCTCAAGAGACCTTTGGAGCGTATATCAGCACCCATGGAAATTCCTGTAGCATCTCCTTTGCTGGATGAAGAAGAGCCACAGGAATCTGTCATTTCAAATAATAAGCGTAGTTTTGGCACACAAACAGAATTCACTTTGTTCAATTCTAAGTTGGTTTATCTGCAACCAGAGTTATTGCCTGAACCTTTAGACTCTGTTATGTCTTCACCTGTTACAGACAGAGCTAAACAAAAGTCCTCTACCCCCATGCCACCAAAAGCAAGAAAAAGTATAATTTCCATGTCTGAATTTGCATCACCGTTAAAAAAAAAGCCACTTGTAGAAACTACTGATTTGGATGAAATAGAATGTTCATTGGATACAACTGGTCCTATTTCaccaatcctgtgtgatattgaCAAAGAAGATAGTGGAAGCAATCAATTGGAGCCTTCTTTTTCCAAATTACAGTCGGACCCAAAGGACTATAGCTACGTTCCTGAAAGACCAAGTTTAGATTCTTCTGATTTGGTACAGTACCTTACAATGTTTCCTGAAAACCCATCATCCACTGTTAGTTTTGAAACAGACAAGGAAATTGTAAAGGATAGAAAAATCATAATTTTCGAAAGCTGTTTGGACAATTTAATTCTCAAGGTTACCTGCCAATTTGACCCAAATTGTAAAAGTAcagttaaatgttttaaaaaatcttttcaaGGTTCTTTTCTACGTATAACAGGTGAATGTTTAATAGGCCATAAATTTCTGATAATGGAATCCCAGCCTAAAATTGGAAACTATGCTGCAGGAAATATTCTTCTAGCATGTTCCATATTATTTAGCGGACTAAATTTTCAAAAAGTCAGCGAGTTATTCAACATCTTTGGAATGGTGGGAATATCGAGCACCTCTTATTATAGATACCAATCGATATGGCATGgaaagaaaaccaaaaaaaatataaGGACAACATTGGTAACAAAGGACTGTGTGTTGCCGGTGATGGACAATGCGACAGCCCTGGACATAGTGCAAAGTACTGCATTTATACAATTCTTGACACATGCACCGGTCAAATCTTGGATTTTGAAGTTGTCCAACGTTCACAATGCACATCATCAGTGGCTATGGAGAAACATGGCTTTGAGATTTGCCTCAACAGACTAATTGAAAATGGGTTCCTCATCTGTATTTTTGCTTCAGATCGCCATGTGGGTAttagaaaaaaactgaaagagGATTACCCATGGATAAACCACCAATTTGACATATGGCACTATGCAAagtctctaaaaaaaaaactttcagcaGCAAGTAAATTGAGGATGTGCAAGGAATTGGTGCCTTGGATCGATAAAATTATATTACATTTCTGGTGGTGTGTACAGAATTGTGAAAGAAATCCAAGAATGCTACAAGAGAAATGGTTTTCGGTACTTCACCATGTAGCCAACACTCACCAATGGGAAGGGTCTTTGTATAGCGAATGCAGTCATGACCCTTTGGAAGATGATGACCGTGATTTAATGTGGTTAAAAAAGGGGCTACCACCACACAACAATCTTGAGAGAATTGTAAAACACGAACAACTGATCAAAGAAATACCACATCTGGTTCACAATTGCCACACCGGAAAAATTGAAAATTTCCATAGTCTAGCACTAAAATACCGATCCAAACGCATTCACTTTGGTATTGATTCAATGGAGGCACGAACAAAATTGGCTGCTCTGACACACAACTACAATGTGGGTCGTCCACAAGCAGTTGTGCGattcgaaaaaaaaaattctgaaccgCAAGGTACAAAAAGAACAACCTTGGTAATACCAAAGGGTAAATCTCGTTGGTTTGTAAGGGATGTTTACGAAAAGGTCAATGTAGATTACTTGGAAGAATTATCCATCACTGTTTTAAGACTGGTGAAAGGAGAAGTATCTACTGAATGGACTTCCAGAACACCCACATTGCCTCCAAATCTGGCAAATCAAGAGCGTCCAAACAAAGAAGAGATAAAGAGACATCGCCTGACTCGATTTAGATGTTCTGAAGACCATTTTAATCTATAATATTGTAAATTAAATTATGTTTTATTGCAATCTATGTGACAGTTTTAACTTTTTGTTACAATGTTTAATTAAAATTTGATAGTTTTTACTAACCAATCATAAAGTCTGTTGTATTTTATTTCAATATTATACTATAGTTAGCATTATCAGTAAGAAGTAGTACTGTTATTTATATATTCCCTTACAGCGGCCATTTTGAACAAGATAACCATTTCTGAGCAAAAAAGAGTTAATTTAAAAGTCAACTTACAACATGAAGGACTTTTTTTAGGGAGAGATTAAAATCTCTAACAGTCTCACATATAACTTATACTTCAATTGAAAAAGCACAATACTTGCATGAAAAATACAAATAGTACACAATTTTCGAtgcaaaatataaatctttattaaaaaaCTTATAACATAAATAgtcttccatttttttaatatattaacaTTGTATAAATTGTAACATTGTTGAAACAAACAACAGAGAACCAATGAACGTTTAGTTTTAAATGTGATGTAAAGTTTTTTGCATTAATTTTATTGTAAAGCAAAAAATTAGGCAGGATCATCATCACACTGTTGAAAACCAACATACTGGTCATCCGGGTCTGGGTACGCATCTCTCACATTTTTGACAACACAAGATGGGATTGGCCTTCTGTTACCAACACCCAGATAACCATGGATCCAAGTAGTAAACGCTCTACAGCATGTTTTGCGAATACATCTGTCAAAAATAAGTCAATATTAATAAACTTTTTGGACATAGTGCAAGACATAGTAATGAAAGCATTACTTGAAAATTTATCAATCAATTCATACAGTTTTTCATGATCTCTTTTGGATGTCTTGCAATGGAAAGATTCATTGTAGACATACAATGATTTAAAAACTGTCCATGTTGATATGCCGGACATGCCGCTGAAAGCCGTTATTCTATAAATTGCTCTGATTATTATGAACATAAACATATTCTTAGAAAAATTATTGAAATCTTTCCATAGCACAAAATCATGCagaaatgtatgaattgactatgtGGAACAATTGGTTTGACTTTTGTCATGCCATTGTTCTCTGTCTACTATATCTTACATTACCTGTGAAATATTTTTTGGGGTGGTGGACGCATAAACTGACCGGCTAAACGAACATTTATGGTGGTAGTGTCTGGTCTTTTACAGTAGATGTTAAAAAGATCATGTTGAATGATGCAAGTAAAGGATTCTAAATAGGGATCTATGTTCTTTATTTCTTGGCAACATATCGACTCTATATTAGTTGGCATTTTAACACAATTTGTGCAGGTACACCAAGATGTGTTTGTTGttctatcctcctcctcttctgtatcATGAAATACAACATATTGAGGATTTTCACTGATCCTGGGGTTGACTGGAAAACAGCTCAAAGTTGATGTTTTTCCAGATAATTTCATGTCT
Proteins encoded:
- the LOC140128936 gene encoding uncharacterized protein, whose amino-acid sequence is MDYTNSSRSAEEHNEVASENLASILITSQDSIPSDLEFAATIGENQEIMVETNYDIIACYVEDDFGLQVLFDESVPPIIEQARTRSSPELMETQHPHGTSLEDFSTAMNNLIAELDMKLSGKTSTLSCFPVNPRISENPQYVVFHDTEEEEDRTTNTSWCTCTNCVKMPTNIESICCQEIKNIDPYLESFTCIIQHDLFNIYCKRPDTTTINVRLAGQFMRPPPQKIFHR